In the Aulosira sp. FACHB-615 genome, one interval contains:
- a CDS encoding Uma2 family endonuclease: protein MNTNTVSLPTPLELNIDLTDEQFFQLCQNNRDLRFERTATGELIIMPPTGSETGYYNADITYQLRAWSRQNQLGKSFDSSAGFKLPNSAERSPDASWVKMERWNALTQAEKERFAPLCPDFVVELMSPSDSLEKTRAKMREYMENSAKLGCLINRQQQQVEIYRPNQEVEILQSPKTLSGEDVLPGFVLDLTEIW, encoded by the coding sequence ATGAACACTAACACCGTCAGTTTACCTACTCCCCTGGAATTAAATATTGACTTAACTGACGAGCAGTTTTTTCAACTTTGTCAAAATAATCGTGACTTGAGATTTGAACGTACAGCTACAGGGGAATTAATTATTATGCCACCGACAGGAAGCGAAACTGGTTACTACAATGCCGACATAACTTATCAGTTAAGAGCTTGGAGTCGTCAGAATCAGCTAGGAAAATCCTTTGACTCTTCTGCTGGGTTCAAACTTCCTAATAGTGCAGAACGTTCCCCGGATGCGTCTTGGGTGAAGATGGAACGATGGAACGCTTTGACTCAAGCTGAAAAAGAAAGATTTGCACCTTTGTGTCCCGATTTTGTCGTGGAATTAATGTCTCCCAGTGATTCTCTAGAAAAGACACGCGCCAAAATGAGAGAATATATGGAGAATAGCGCGAAATTGGGATGCTTAATTAATCGCCAACAGCAGCAGGTGGAAATTTATCGTCCCAATCAAGAAGTTGAAATTTTACAAAGTCCAAAAACTTTATCGGGAGAAGATGTTTTACCAGGATTTGTTTTGGATTTGACGGAAATCTGGTGA
- a CDS encoding DevA family ABC transporter ATP-binding protein: MTNKPIIAIENLNHYFGYGPLRKQVLFKINLEINAGEIIILTGPSGSGKTTLLTLVGGLRSPQFGSLQVLGQELCGATAEQLVKTRRHNGYIFQAHNLHGSLTAVQNVKVGLELHTHISSQEIQTRSIQMLEQVGLGNHLHYYPDKLSGGQKQRVAIARALVSYPKIVLADEPTAALDSQSGRDVVNLMQKLAKEQGCTILMVTHDHRILDIADRIVQMEDGKLVQAVKL, encoded by the coding sequence ATGACAAACAAACCCATTATTGCTATTGAAAACCTCAATCACTACTTTGGTTATGGGCCATTGCGTAAGCAAGTCTTGTTTAAAATCAACTTAGAAATTAACGCTGGTGAAATTATTATTTTGACAGGCCCTTCTGGTTCTGGTAAAACTACCTTATTGACTTTAGTTGGTGGGTTGCGCTCTCCACAATTTGGCAGTTTGCAGGTTTTAGGACAAGAACTTTGTGGTGCAACAGCAGAACAATTAGTTAAAACTCGCCGCCATAATGGTTATATTTTTCAGGCACACAACCTGCATGGTAGTTTAACAGCAGTGCAGAATGTCAAAGTTGGTTTAGAATTACACACTCATATTAGTTCCCAAGAAATCCAAACTCGCTCAATTCAGATGTTAGAGCAAGTTGGCTTGGGAAATCATTTACATTACTATCCCGACAAATTATCAGGCGGACAAAAACAACGAGTTGCGATCGCCCGCGCTTTGGTGAGTTATCCCAAAATTGTTTTAGCCGATGAACCAACAGCCGCCCTTGATAGTCAATCAGGTCGAGATGTTGTCAATCTGATGCAAAAACTCGCCAAGGAACAAGGTTGTACAATCCTCATGGTGACACATGACCATCGCATTTTAGACATAGCCGATCGCATTGTGCAGATGGAAGATGGCAAACTAGTCCAAGCCGTCAAGCTGTAA
- a CDS encoding DUF1995 family protein — translation MSQLPDTLEDAIAQAREATKAALADGYNRVQIDLLFPELKQMPIAEQFIPLFAEYESRLKVFFADAGGAALARRDWVDAPFQILDIGTGRAVSIQSKIQPEDEIFLFVSPTSVEIPQLEKVCEIIGDRPLVMLNPRLEDSGTVGIGYAARQIRQRFLNTIESCYYLRPVDETTAVFRCYPGQWEVLVQKGENWEIIAELPKKPSGDDIDYLLLQGRSQGSSDATPVKKPSMFKSLQRFIKALSS, via the coding sequence ATGAGTCAACTTCCCGATACACTTGAAGATGCGATCGCTCAAGCCCGTGAGGCGACAAAAGCCGCTTTAGCAGACGGTTACAATCGTGTCCAAATTGATTTGCTGTTCCCAGAACTCAAACAAATGCCCATAGCAGAACAATTTATACCGCTATTTGCTGAATATGAATCGCGGTTGAAAGTGTTCTTTGCTGATGCTGGTGGTGCAGCCTTAGCCCGCCGTGATTGGGTAGATGCACCATTCCAAATTCTGGATATTGGTACAGGTAGGGCTGTTTCGATTCAATCTAAAATTCAGCCAGAAGACGAAATTTTCTTATTTGTTTCCCCCACTTCTGTGGAAATACCCCAATTAGAAAAAGTTTGTGAAATTATTGGCGATCGCCCATTGGTCATGTTAAATCCACGCCTCGAAGATTCTGGAACTGTGGGTATTGGTTACGCAGCCAGACAAATTCGCCAACGGTTTCTGAATACCATTGAATCTTGTTACTACCTGCGCCCAGTTGATGAAACCACGGCTGTATTTCGCTGCTATCCCGGACAGTGGGAAGTTTTGGTACAAAAAGGCGAAAATTGGGAAATAATTGCGGAACTACCCAAAAAACCATCAGGCGATGATATAGATTATCTTCTCCTACAAGGGCGATCGCAGGGTTCAAGTGACGCTACACCTGTGAAAAAGCCCAGTATGTTTAAGAGTTTGCAACGGTTTATCAAAGCCTTGAGTAGTTAG
- a CDS encoding oxygenase MpaB family protein, with the protein MLPNRYQNLNRIQQLDPVTDHSQIYYLMSGYEFSWEMQRSLEIALMRTYCVPSMSKLLDKTKEFHQRPQKRYDDTSILLVEIVKWGYESDRGQQALQRMNAIHGRFKIDNADFLYVLSTFIYDPIHWNANFGWRLMCEQEKLASFYFWREVGKRMHIENIPETYAEFERYKLNYEKENFRYSDTNRRIGESTLALFLSWFPWWMRKPLKPIVYALLDETMLDAFGFEHPSPLLRSFMVKILKFRARLMHWLPPRTQTNFYIDSPIRSYPNGYEIANVGPEEKPEKLQMK; encoded by the coding sequence ATGCTTCCCAACCGTTACCAAAACCTTAATCGGATTCAGCAACTTGACCCAGTAACTGACCATAGCCAGATATATTATCTGATGTCGGGTTATGAATTTTCGTGGGAGATGCAGCGATCGCTGGAAATAGCCTTAATGCGAACTTACTGTGTTCCCAGCATGTCTAAATTACTCGATAAGACCAAAGAATTTCATCAGCGTCCGCAAAAACGCTATGACGACACATCGATTTTGTTGGTAGAAATTGTTAAATGGGGTTATGAAAGCGATCGCGGTCAACAAGCATTGCAACGGATGAACGCCATCCACGGACGCTTTAAAATTGACAACGCCGATTTCTTATATGTGCTTTCGACCTTTATTTATGATCCTATCCACTGGAATGCTAATTTTGGTTGGCGGTTGATGTGCGAGCAAGAAAAATTAGCGTCCTTTTACTTTTGGCGAGAAGTCGGTAAGAGGATGCACATTGAAAATATTCCCGAAACCTACGCAGAATTTGAACGCTATAAACTCAATTACGAAAAGGAAAATTTTCGCTATTCTGACACAAACCGCCGTATTGGAGAATCAACACTTGCTTTATTTTTAAGTTGGTTTCCTTGGTGGATGCGAAAACCTTTGAAACCAATCGTCTATGCCTTACTTGATGAGACAATGCTTGATGCCTTTGGTTTTGAACATCCTTCACCATTGCTGCGTTCTTTTATGGTCAAAATCCTCAAATTCCGCGCCAGATTAATGCACTGGCTTCCACCTCGCACTCAGACTAATTTTTATATTGATTCTCCTATCCGCAGTTACCCGAATGGTTATGAAATAGCTAATGTGGGGCCAGAGGAGAAGCCAGAAAAGTTACAGATGAAGTAA
- a CDS encoding TetR/AcrR family transcriptional regulator codes for MSKGEETKTRILQQAAELFNQQGYAGSSISDIMRVTGLQKGGIYNHFSSKDELALQAFDFAIALVSQRTKAAIRSKHHASERLEAIMEVFSSFVEHPPIKGGCPLLNTAIESDDAHPALRDRARQAMNSWLNLISQIITKGINRGEIRTEVNAEEVATIIIATLEGAIMMSKLYNDVIHIQRAVTHLKQYINTNLKSYGTS; via the coding sequence ATGTCCAAAGGTGAAGAAACCAAAACTCGCATTCTCCAACAAGCGGCGGAACTGTTTAACCAACAGGGATATGCGGGTTCGTCAATTTCAGATATTATGCGTGTTACCGGATTGCAGAAAGGAGGAATTTACAATCACTTTTCTAGTAAAGATGAACTAGCACTCCAAGCCTTTGATTTTGCGATCGCGCTTGTCAGCCAGCGTACAAAAGCCGCTATTCGGAGTAAACACCATGCAAGTGAACGTCTAGAAGCGATTATGGAAGTATTTAGCAGTTTTGTTGAGCATCCGCCAATTAAAGGCGGTTGTCCACTGTTAAATACAGCAATTGAAAGTGATGATGCTCATCCAGCATTGCGCGATCGGGCGCGACAAGCAATGAACTCTTGGCTTAACTTAATTTCTCAAATTATTACCAAGGGAATTAATCGAGGTGAAATTCGCACTGAAGTAAATGCTGAGGAAGTCGCAACTATTATTATTGCTACCTTAGAAGGTGCAATCATGATGAGCAAATTATACAACGATGTAATTCATATCCAAAGAGCAGTTACTCATTTAAAACAGTATATAAACACTAATCTTAAAAGCTATGGTACAAGTTAA
- a CDS encoding tautomerase family protein, with the protein MVQVKVYGLADKLNPIKSDLSHIIHTALIEIIKVTPEKKFQRFFPLEAENFYYPQDRSDNYLVIEIIMFEGRSIETKKQLLHQLMENIHKTFDISLNDIEITIFETAKSNWGIRGTTGDELNLNYKVEV; encoded by the coding sequence ATGGTACAAGTTAAAGTATATGGTTTAGCCGATAAACTAAATCCAATTAAATCAGATTTATCCCACATTATTCATACCGCACTAATAGAAATTATCAAAGTTACCCCTGAAAAGAAATTTCAGCGATTTTTCCCCTTAGAAGCAGAAAACTTTTACTATCCTCAAGACAGGTCAGATAATTATCTAGTCATCGAAATTATCATGTTTGAAGGGCGCTCAATCGAAACCAAAAAACAGCTACTTCACCAACTTATGGAAAATATTCATAAAACCTTTGATATTTCTCTGAATGATATTGAAATTACCATTTTTGAAACTGCAAAATCTAACTGGGGCATTAGAGGAACAACCGGAGATGAATTAAATTTGAATTACAAGGTAGAAGTTTAA
- a CDS encoding glutathione S-transferase family protein, which translates to MLKFYYNPISPNARRVWLTLLEKEIAFEPILMNLDGDQLQAEFLKVNPFHHIPVLVDDDLQIVESLAIMDYLEAKYPTPSLLPKENQALAKVRMVQYVTANELFPQIVSLIYENTASPQFLKATQHIDKVLLFLTELLGNSFYFGSEQLTLADIVAGIAVSSLPSLGINLSNYPKINEWTERLMQRPVWQKTKLSADDFEQFKRRVRILVKLRRRELNRGNKAQV; encoded by the coding sequence ATGTTGAAGTTTTACTACAATCCCATTTCCCCGAATGCGCGGCGTGTATGGCTCACTTTACTAGAAAAAGAAATTGCTTTTGAGCCAATCTTGATGAATTTAGATGGTGATCAATTACAAGCAGAATTTTTAAAAGTTAATCCTTTTCATCATATTCCAGTCCTAGTTGATGATGACTTACAAATAGTCGAATCTCTGGCAATTATGGACTATTTAGAAGCAAAATATCCTACACCTTCACTACTACCCAAAGAAAATCAAGCTTTAGCAAAAGTGCGGATGGTACAGTATGTGACTGCTAATGAATTATTTCCACAAATAGTCTCATTAATTTATGAAAATACAGCCTCACCACAATTTCTTAAAGCCACACAACATATAGATAAAGTGCTGCTATTCTTGACGGAATTATTGGGTAATTCTTTCTACTTTGGCAGTGAACAGTTAACTTTAGCAGATATAGTTGCTGGTATAGCTGTGTCTTCCTTACCAAGTTTAGGCATTAACTTGAGTAATTATCCCAAGATAAATGAATGGACTGAGCGACTTATGCAACGTCCAGTCTGGCAGAAAACAAAATTGAGTGCAGATGATTTTGAACAGTTCAAGCGGCGAGTCCGAATTTTAGTAAAGTTGCGTAGGCGGGAGTTAAATCGGGGAAATAAAGCACAGGTTTAG
- a CDS encoding FHA domain-containing protein: MQNLNQFSTTGLSLQLFHVQTNTAFDIPPNLTVIRLGKSNDQNPPDIDFSSLPNAEVVSRAHAQIIVENGNYLIEDLGSSNGTFVNDVKLDAGTRYQLTVGDRINFGQGDAITFIWQNSPALATVVHSTQIVPPPVQQKQPIVVDKTTKLIGLSLIVASIVLLTANVRIGIFFGLPSIALCFAGIFVLCQQRINRHLGWILIAIGILIIIFTGRIFASVNLLLLIATSTLFFIGYLLFTTGKILGYDWRSLPQIINK; this comes from the coding sequence ATGCAAAATCTCAATCAATTCAGCACTACAGGGCTAAGTTTACAGCTATTCCATGTTCAAACCAACACCGCTTTTGACATACCACCAAATTTAACGGTCATCCGGCTTGGTAAGTCAAATGACCAAAATCCCCCAGATATTGATTTTTCCAGTTTGCCAAATGCAGAAGTTGTTTCTCGCGCTCATGCTCAAATTATCGTCGAGAATGGCAACTACTTGATTGAAGACTTAGGTAGTTCTAACGGCACATTTGTTAACGATGTCAAGCTAGACGCGGGAACTAGATATCAGTTAACAGTAGGCGATCGCATTAACTTTGGTCAAGGTGATGCCATCACTTTCATTTGGCAAAATTCCCCAGCTTTAGCGACAGTAGTTCATAGCACGCAAATTGTACCCCCACCAGTTCAGCAGAAGCAACCAATCGTGGTAGATAAAACAACTAAGCTGATAGGTTTAAGCTTGATAGTTGCCAGCATTGTACTGTTAACTGCCAATGTGAGAATCGGCATATTTTTTGGTTTACCTAGCATTGCGCTTTGTTTTGCTGGAATTTTTGTATTGTGTCAACAACGGATCAATCGTCATCTCGGCTGGATTTTGATTGCTATCGGAATCCTCATAATTATATTTACTGGTCGGATTTTTGCCTCAGTTAACTTGTTATTGTTAATCGCCACCTCAACTTTATTCTTTATTGGTTATCTACTTTTCACAACAGGTAAAATATTGGGTTATGATTGGCGATCGCTCCCACAAATAATTAATAAATAG